In one window of Pseudobdellovibrionaceae bacterium DNA:
- a CDS encoding HNH endonuclease — MGFKNLREAKRSLNIKEFRRIQKKAEAAVSDLQSSEINLIKTLQLVEDNMVHRWCGYNSLFEYAVQCLRLSRSQAYMYVGLAKATRKYSMLESALVEKRVTPSKAARVLFVIPADSEQQWVLKAAALPKAELEKEVAKINPKKVPGERSHYLTSDVIEMNTPVSEDVYKKLVRVQDLISSSTGQAESMETVFEKMADLFLQKNDPVEMAKRRQHIAGLSPQISRPAISANGDRLAIPKEIEHQVNLRDQRQCQHRYPSGQKCPFKRWLHLHHRVPVLQGGELSVENLITLCPAHHELAHLLMEEKNRNEGSLFEYSARAEI, encoded by the coding sequence ATGGGCTTTAAGAATCTTCGCGAAGCTAAGCGATCTCTGAACATCAAAGAATTTCGCCGTATCCAAAAGAAAGCCGAAGCCGCTGTATCTGATTTACAAAGTTCTGAAATTAATCTCATCAAAACTCTGCAGCTGGTCGAGGACAATATGGTGCATAGATGGTGTGGGTACAATTCGTTATTTGAATACGCGGTTCAGTGTCTTCGTTTGAGTCGGTCCCAAGCTTATATGTATGTGGGATTGGCAAAAGCCACTCGTAAATATAGTATGCTAGAGTCGGCCCTCGTAGAGAAGAGGGTTACACCAAGCAAAGCCGCTCGAGTCCTTTTTGTGATCCCGGCAGATAGTGAGCAACAGTGGGTTTTGAAGGCTGCCGCTCTACCCAAAGCCGAACTAGAAAAAGAGGTGGCAAAGATCAACCCGAAAAAAGTGCCTGGTGAACGAAGTCACTACCTTACTTCTGACGTGATCGAAATGAATACTCCAGTGAGTGAAGACGTTTATAAAAAGCTGGTAAGAGTTCAAGACCTAATATCAAGTTCAACGGGTCAGGCCGAATCCATGGAAACTGTATTTGAAAAAATGGCCGACCTGTTCTTGCAAAAAAATGATCCCGTCGAAATGGCAAAAAGACGTCAACATATAGCAGGGTTATCCCCGCAAATTTCTCGTCCGGCGATCAGTGCTAATGGAGATCGCCTTGCTATTCCAAAAGAAATTGAACATCAGGTTAATCTGAGGGACCAACGTCAATGTCAGCATCGTTACCCATCAGGACAAAAATGCCCATTTAAACGCTGGTTGCATTTGCATCACCGTGTACCAGTATTGCAAGGAGGTGAGCTCAGTGTTGAAAATTTGATTACGCTGTGTCCAGCTCACCATGAACTAGCGCACCTTTTGATGGAGGAGAAAAATCGAAATGAAGGATCTTTGTTTGAATATTCTGCCCGGGCAGAAATTTAG